From the Candidatus Methanoplasma cognatum genome, one window contains:
- the cas1 gene encoding type V CRISPR-associated endonuclease Cas1: MMSVDAFKKKQIVFVFTREGDKISFSNDNLIVKNGNEVRLQSTCYRIFALFIVGDVTITSGIIQRSRKFGFPIFLMTTMLRTYDVIGHKTEGNFILRKIQYDYDSLDIAKHIVENKIRNQIDTLSLQRWKDNKMRADISSLERYAGSIWGLNEDFREIMGVEGSASRIYFRNNFNMDVWTGRKPKIKPDFINSTLDIGYTILFNFIDAMLCLYGFDTYKGVYHREFYMRKSLVCDMVEPFRPLIDWQVRKAVNLGQCKPEDFNVSNGRFLLDISKSKDYVEFLTKPLLASKEEVFVYFRDFYRAIMKHRSISDFPVFRIREDQ, from the coding sequence ATGATGTCGGTTGATGCCTTCAAGAAAAAACAGATAGTGTTCGTTTTCACAAGGGAGGGGGACAAAATCTCTTTCAGTAATGATAATCTTATTGTTAAGAATGGAAATGAGGTGCGTCTGCAATCCACATGCTATAGGATATTTGCTCTTTTCATCGTGGGGGACGTAACAATAACATCAGGTATAATCCAGAGATCAAGGAAGTTCGGTTTTCCGATCTTCCTGATGACAACAATGCTCCGAACTTATGATGTCATTGGTCACAAGACAGAAGGCAATTTCATCCTGAGGAAGATTCAATACGACTATGATAGTTTAGACATCGCAAAACACATTGTGGAAAACAAGATCCGCAATCAAATCGATACGCTGAGTCTGCAGAGATGGAAAGACAACAAGATGCGGGCAGACATATCTTCGCTGGAACGCTATGCGGGATCCATATGGGGTCTCAATGAGGACTTCAGAGAGATCATGGGCGTTGAGGGATCCGCTTCAAGAATCTATTTCCGAAATAATTTCAATATGGATGTGTGGACAGGAAGGAAACCAAAGATAAAGCCTGATTTCATTAACAGTACTTTGGATATAGGGTACACTATTCTGTTCAACTTCATTGATGCAATGCTGTGTTTGTATGGGTTCGATACTTACAAAGGAGTATACCACAGAGAGTTCTACATGAGGAAATCACTGGTATGTGATATGGTGGAACCGTTCCGCCCTCTCATAGATTGGCAAGTAAGGAAGGCAGTAAATCTGGGACAGTGCAAGCCTGAGGACTTCAATGTTTCTAATGGAAGATTTTTGCTGGATATATCAAAGAGCAAAGACTATGTGGAATTTCTAACCAAACCCTTATTGGCATCGAAAGAAGAAGTATTTGTCTACTTTCGAGACTTTTATCGGGCAATCATGAAACACAGGTCGATTTCCGATTTTCCGGTATTTAGGATACGTGAGGACCAATGA
- the cas2 gene encoding CRISPR-associated endonuclease Cas2 — protein sequence MILISYDIQDDKLRTKFSKYIKRFGHRLQYSVYEIDNSERILDNIIADINNRFMDEFSEADSVLIMKLSKTCDIIRLGYAKHEESEIVMV from the coding sequence ATGATACTGATAAGCTATGATATCCAAGATGACAAATTGCGCACAAAATTCTCAAAATACATAAAAAGGTTTGGGCACAGACTGCAATATTCTGTCTATGAGATAGATAATTCAGAGAGAATACTTGACAATATAATTGCAGATATAAACAACAGGTTCATGGATGAATTCTCAGAGGCAGATTCAGTACTTATAATGAAACTCTCAAAGACATGTGACATCATAAGGCTTGGATATGCCAAACATGAAGAGTCTGAGATTGTAATGGTCTGA
- a CDS encoding alanine--tRNA ligase: protein MDAQELRDAYVNFFVERGHTYIRSASLIPENDPTVLFTTAGMHPLVPYLLGEKHPGGKRLVNFQKCIRTGDIEEVGDASHLTFFEMLGNWSLGDYFKKESIEFSYDLLKDVLKIGRDQLAVTAFEGEEDIPKDDETAEQWRSHGFTDDRIFFYGRKDNWWGPAGQTGPCGPDTEIFFDNGQKKCGPDCGPACRCGKYTEIWNNVFMQYNKDKDGKFTPLKQQNVDTGMGLERVLCVVNGLETVYDTSLFTGIIGKLEELSGKKYKDDMRSFRIIADHLRASTFLLGDGVVPSKMGQGYILRRLIRRASRYMSNIGIEGVNMRSVSEVIISEYSAAYPELEKNKDTICAQITAEEEKFHKTLRKGLRRFDEMISEGGGSKELEGEAVFRLYDTFGFPIELTQELAAEKGYTVNVDDFNNRFKEHQEKSRAGSDQIFKGGLADASNQTTRLHTATHLLNAALKKFVDPNIKQKGSNITAERLRFDFNLDRKVEPDELKAIEDYINQVIKADIPVVCEEIPYEEAKERNAEGVFHEKYGELVKVYSIGDVSIELCGGPHVRSTGEIGCFKITKEESSAAGVRRIKAVVE from the coding sequence ATGGACGCTCAGGAACTCAGGGACGCATATGTGAATTTCTTTGTCGAAAGAGGGCACACTTACATCAGGTCAGCTTCGCTGATACCGGAGAACGATCCCACCGTGCTTTTCACAACGGCGGGCATGCATCCTCTGGTCCCGTACCTTCTGGGGGAGAAACACCCCGGAGGAAAGAGACTGGTGAACTTCCAGAAATGCATAAGGACAGGGGACATCGAGGAGGTGGGCGACGCTTCGCATCTTACGTTCTTCGAAATGCTCGGGAACTGGTCCCTGGGGGACTACTTCAAAAAAGAATCGATAGAATTCAGCTATGACCTTCTGAAGGATGTTTTGAAAATAGGAAGGGATCAGCTTGCGGTCACGGCGTTCGAAGGGGAGGAAGACATTCCCAAGGACGATGAGACCGCGGAGCAATGGAGAAGCCACGGGTTCACGGATGACCGGATATTCTTCTACGGAAGGAAGGACAACTGGTGGGGTCCCGCGGGGCAGACCGGACCCTGCGGACCGGACACGGAGATATTCTTCGACAACGGCCAAAAGAAATGCGGCCCTGACTGCGGGCCGGCGTGCAGATGCGGCAAGTACACGGAGATATGGAACAACGTCTTCATGCAGTACAATAAGGATAAGGACGGAAAGTTCACACCGCTGAAGCAGCAGAATGTGGACACCGGCATGGGGCTGGAGAGAGTGCTTTGTGTGGTGAACGGTCTGGAAACGGTGTACGACACGTCGCTGTTCACCGGAATAATAGGAAAGCTTGAGGAATTATCCGGAAAGAAGTACAAGGACGATATGCGGTCGTTCAGGATAATAGCCGACCACCTGAGGGCGTCTACGTTCCTCCTGGGGGACGGAGTGGTCCCATCGAAGATGGGACAGGGATACATCCTCAGGAGATTGATCAGAAGAGCGAGCAGATACATGTCGAACATAGGGATCGAGGGGGTGAACATGCGGAGCGTCTCCGAGGTCATCATCTCTGAATACTCGGCGGCGTATCCGGAGCTAGAGAAGAATAAGGACACTATCTGCGCTCAGATAACCGCCGAGGAGGAAAAATTCCACAAGACCCTGAGGAAGGGGCTGAGGAGGTTCGACGAGATGATCTCTGAGGGTGGGGGATCAAAAGAGCTTGAAGGCGAAGCGGTGTTCAGGCTGTACGACACGTTCGGGTTCCCAATCGAGCTTACGCAGGAGCTTGCGGCGGAGAAAGGCTACACCGTGAACGTCGATGATTTCAACAACCGTTTCAAAGAACATCAGGAAAAATCCCGCGCGGGTTCCGACCAGATATTCAAAGGCGGCTTGGCGGATGCGAGCAATCAAACCACCAGATTACACACAGCCACACATCTCCTGAACGCGGCGCTGAAGAAGTTCGTCGATCCGAACATCAAGCAGAAAGGATCGAACATCACAGCCGAGAGACTAAGGTTCGATTTCAATCTTGACAGGAAAGTTGAGCCTGACGAGCTTAAGGCTATTGAAGACTACATCAACCAGGTCATAAAAGCCGATATCCCAGTGGTATGTGAGGAGATCCCCTATGAGGAGGCCAAAGAAAGGAACGCCGAAGGCGTATTCCATGAGAAGTACGGAGAACTCGTGAAGGTATACTCAATAGGTGATGTTTCCATTGAGCTCTGCGGCGGACCCCATGTGCGCAGCACCGGGGAAATCGGCTGTTTCAAGATCACTAAGGAAGAGAGTTCTGCTGCAGGCGTGAGAAGGATTAAGGCTGTTGTTGAATAA
- the nifB gene encoding nitrogenase cofactor biosynthesis protein NifB, whose product MDPRLDEMMREHPCYNKEAHTKFARMHVPVAPKCNIQCNYCNRKYDCSNESRPGVTSEVLSPEEAVGKIRIVKEKIPYLKVIGIAGPGDPLANEETFRTLELVRGEFPELTLCVSTNGLALPENAQRLYDLGVRFLTVTMNASDPSVGESVYGSVRWKGKIYTGKEGAEILLKNQLEGVRMCVDLGMMVKINIVMIPGINDEHIPELVKKVKSLGVYIVNILPLIPVDGTKFSGRRAPTPEERKKLMDRCELDVRMMRHCKQCRADAVGLLGEDRSPEFARMGSCQAACGPSAENSMPSLMRIEEDGPVRMAVATSDGENIDSGFGNASRFDVYSVSNGKAEFIRTVDIDTSGQVSGGSHKEHIENTAALLNDCSVIIVKEIGPMPSGLLAERGKTVRISSGEIGKGTFGTD is encoded by the coding sequence GTGGATCCAAGGCTCGATGAGATGATGAGGGAGCATCCCTGCTATAACAAGGAGGCTCACACAAAGTTCGCGCGGATGCATGTCCCCGTCGCGCCGAAGTGCAACATTCAATGCAATTACTGCAACAGGAAGTACGACTGCAGTAACGAGTCCAGACCGGGGGTGACCAGCGAGGTCCTTTCTCCGGAGGAGGCGGTGGGGAAGATAAGGATCGTGAAAGAGAAGATACCTTATCTGAAGGTTATAGGCATAGCCGGCCCGGGGGATCCCCTGGCGAACGAGGAGACATTCCGTACTCTGGAGCTTGTCAGAGGAGAGTTCCCCGAATTGACGTTATGCGTTTCGACGAACGGTCTGGCTCTCCCTGAGAACGCACAGCGGCTGTATGACCTGGGCGTAAGGTTCCTGACCGTCACCATGAACGCCTCCGACCCTTCGGTCGGAGAATCGGTCTACGGCAGTGTGCGTTGGAAGGGAAAAATATATACGGGGAAAGAAGGCGCGGAGATACTTCTGAAGAACCAGCTGGAAGGCGTCAGGATGTGCGTCGATCTGGGCATGATGGTGAAGATCAACATCGTCATGATACCGGGGATCAACGACGAACATATCCCGGAGCTGGTGAAGAAGGTGAAGTCCCTCGGCGTATACATCGTGAACATCCTCCCTTTGATACCGGTGGACGGTACGAAATTCAGCGGCAGGAGGGCGCCGACCCCGGAAGAGAGGAAGAAACTGATGGACCGATGCGAGCTTGACGTCAGGATGATGAGACATTGTAAACAATGCAGGGCGGACGCGGTCGGACTTCTGGGGGAAGACAGGTCACCGGAGTTCGCAAGGATGGGTTCCTGCCAGGCGGCATGCGGCCCGTCGGCGGAGAACTCGATGCCCTCCTTGATGAGGATCGAGGAGGACGGCCCGGTAAGGATGGCGGTCGCCACTTCCGACGGGGAGAACATCGACAGCGGGTTCGGGAACGCTTCGCGTTTCGATGTTTACTCCGTATCTAACGGCAAGGCGGAATTCATCAGGACGGTCGATATCGACACGTCAGGGCAGGTCTCCGGCGGCTCGCACAAAGAGCACATCGAGAACACAGCGGCCCTTCTGAACGATTGTTCGGTGATCATTGTGAAGGAGATAGGCCCTATGCCGTCCGGACTGCTGGCGGAAAGGGGCAAGACCGTGCGTATTTCCTCCGGAGAGATCGGAAAGGGAACGTTCGGAACGGATTGA
- a CDS encoding suppressor of fused domain protein — protein sequence MAKKKNGGKPSQNKAGKGKGSPDAYGDDEAAAVRDHIGNRFGKYRTAFGETFPNGARVDIAIIDPTPERNFYTLITIGAGAHRMDVPPEMADADLDRAEFMICLPPDWDVDSEEEMWHWPIQWLKISARLSFEPEIWLWWGQTMPLWGAAPDDVAFSHTVLIPPALFDEDAILCRLPDGKGINFLQILPIYDDEMYYLEENGFEAFLELWESAESDEDLGVIDIGRESICGGPGSIDDMTPFTTRVKMFWGWFSENEEALSKVNDGRSLYEADDITSSLAEGAGLISGDLVCGIVGKNEMAFKVKGNECLFYLLPYLVSKMPERYKGKWKVHPYTPGTGGEPYVLEAAGRKVSSDEIMISLEDDCEGEGTAVCFHDKEFAALDEDVKYPILYSIMCEITGDLLPHICVTDIRCPDAPADDMFPLTELEKRLEEIAKEKGVLEEPSESFVQYELDPTGLPELRSDISKGITCYPELIYDYRNEDHTAYFNSVKCGAVPAFVFFMTKEEDRDILLEECEAVAKALEENALGGKGSGDEIGIILGYAVGDMCGYIDMMLFDEWEFIEERAMDALKPLGHVFCIGNFEPGRGTIYLGTGDGADLRSELLLLQDYDEYGVIIEAIEESVPADERGLELTVIYAASLTSLGHIEEAVRLLRETEDEGKDDIPWNITIGTSLLLSGAADEAVEHFQKCIDLGHNDEDMKMMLELSRTLSEPAAGKKDAKKKK from the coding sequence ATGGCAAAAAAGAAGAACGGCGGGAAACCCTCCCAAAATAAGGCGGGAAAGGGCAAAGGTTCACCCGATGCATACGGTGATGATGAGGCCGCGGCGGTCAGGGATCATATCGGGAACAGGTTCGGAAAATACAGGACCGCTTTCGGCGAGACCTTCCCCAACGGCGCCCGCGTGGACATTGCGATCATCGACCCTACGCCGGAACGCAACTTCTACACTTTAATTACGATCGGGGCAGGCGCACACAGGATGGATGTTCCTCCTGAGATGGCGGATGCCGATCTCGACCGGGCGGAATTCATGATATGCCTCCCGCCCGATTGGGACGTCGACTCTGAGGAAGAGATGTGGCATTGGCCGATCCAGTGGCTGAAAATATCGGCCAGACTTTCTTTTGAACCGGAGATCTGGCTTTGGTGGGGGCAGACCATGCCCTTGTGGGGGGCCGCTCCCGACGACGTCGCTTTCAGTCACACCGTGCTCATACCTCCCGCATTGTTCGACGAAGACGCCATCTTATGCCGGCTCCCCGACGGCAAGGGGATCAACTTCCTCCAGATACTGCCGATCTATGACGATGAGATGTACTACCTGGAAGAGAACGGGTTCGAAGCCTTCCTGGAACTTTGGGAGTCCGCTGAATCCGACGAGGATCTCGGCGTGATCGATATCGGCAGAGAGAGCATCTGCGGAGGGCCCGGCTCAATAGACGATATGACGCCGTTCACGACAAGGGTCAAGATGTTCTGGGGCTGGTTCTCGGAGAACGAAGAGGCTCTCTCAAAGGTGAACGATGGCCGTTCCCTGTACGAAGCCGATGACATAACTTCTTCTCTGGCCGAGGGGGCCGGGCTGATCTCCGGGGACCTTGTCTGCGGTATCGTGGGGAAGAATGAGATGGCCTTCAAGGTCAAAGGCAACGAGTGCCTGTTCTATCTCCTTCCGTACCTGGTATCCAAAATGCCGGAAAGGTACAAAGGCAAATGGAAGGTCCACCCCTATACGCCGGGTACGGGGGGAGAACCGTACGTCCTTGAGGCGGCCGGCCGCAAGGTAAGTTCCGATGAGATCATGATCTCGCTGGAGGATGACTGCGAGGGTGAAGGTACCGCCGTATGTTTCCATGATAAGGAGTTCGCCGCGCTTGATGAGGACGTGAAATATCCGATCCTTTATTCCATTATGTGCGAAATCACAGGAGACCTGCTGCCGCACATATGCGTAACGGACATAAGATGTCCGGACGCCCCGGCGGACGATATGTTCCCCCTGACCGAACTTGAGAAAAGGTTAGAGGAGATCGCAAAGGAGAAGGGCGTGCTGGAGGAACCGTCGGAATCGTTCGTCCAGTATGAGCTCGACCCGACCGGCTTACCGGAGCTTAGGTCGGATATCTCAAAGGGCATCACCTGTTATCCGGAACTGATATATGACTACCGCAATGAGGATCATACCGCTTACTTCAACTCGGTGAAGTGCGGAGCGGTGCCTGCGTTCGTCTTCTTCATGACAAAAGAAGAGGATCGGGACATTCTGCTGGAAGAATGCGAGGCTGTAGCAAAGGCTTTGGAAGAGAACGCCCTCGGCGGAAAGGGGAGCGGGGACGAGATCGGGATCATCCTGGGATATGCCGTCGGGGATATGTGCGGCTACATAGACATGATGCTTTTCGACGAGTGGGAGTTCATAGAGGAAAGGGCAATGGACGCGCTGAAACCCTTGGGTCACGTTTTCTGCATAGGGAACTTCGAACCTGGCCGCGGAACGATCTATCTGGGCACCGGGGACGGCGCGGACCTGCGCAGTGAACTCCTCCTCCTGCAGGACTATGACGAATACGGCGTGATCATCGAAGCGATCGAAGAATCCGTACCGGCCGATGAACGGGGTCTCGAACTCACGGTCATATATGCTGCATCATTGACCAGTCTGGGCCATATAGAAGAGGCGGTCCGGCTCCTTCGGGAAACAGAGGACGAAGGAAAGGACGACATCCCCTGGAATATCACGATAGGGACCTCCCTGCTCCTCTCCGGAGCGGCTGATGAGGCGGTCGAACACTTCCAAAAATGCATAGATCTAGGTCACAACGACGAAGATATGAAAATGATGCTTGAACTGAGCCGCACGCTGAGCGAGCCTGCGGCCGGGAAGAAAGACGCGAAAAAGAAAAAATGA
- a CDS encoding PASTA domain-containing protein, which yields MTPDNLVTPDNSIGEFYSDIESVLTSIGEGLASAQRVLDIGAMETQKKIWEDDTLSGYGLTATWYAMPEAEFTIKMEISTSTEETVEFDASGKATRVPRTRIKAAMSNAKYNSLYKTDTVQESTLRVRFVPVPMPERLQVPNVVGLDLESARAALGEASVNAFFTDKSGEVWTAGDGMVIAQSIPGGELITVERMITAIVRDKTAAEKAAGVHK from the coding sequence ATGACCCCAGATAATCTGGTAACCCCGGATAATTCCATCGGAGAGTTCTACTCGGACATTGAAAGTGTACTGACCAGCATCGGGGAAGGGCTGGCAAGTGCCCAGAGGGTGCTGGACATAGGCGCGATGGAGACACAGAAGAAGATCTGGGAGGACGACACGCTTTCAGGGTACGGTCTGACGGCCACTTGGTACGCCATGCCTGAAGCGGAATTCACGATAAAAATGGAGATCAGCACGTCCACGGAGGAGACGGTCGAATTCGACGCCAGCGGCAAAGCTACAAGGGTCCCGAGGACCAGGATCAAGGCCGCAATGTCAAATGCGAAATATAACAGCCTTTACAAGACGGACACCGTGCAGGAGAGCACGCTGAGGGTAAGATTCGTCCCGGTGCCTATGCCGGAAAGGCTCCAGGTACCGAATGTTGTCGGACTTGATCTGGAGTCCGCAAGGGCGGCTTTGGGCGAAGCCTCCGTCAATGCATTTTTCACTGACAAGAGCGGAGAGGTATGGACAGCCGGTGATGGCATGGTGATCGCCCAGTCAATACCCGGAGGGGAGCTGATCACTGTCGAAAGGATGATCACAGCGATCGTCCGGGATAAAACGGCGGCGGAGAAGGCCGCAGGAGTCCATAAATGA
- a CDS encoding bZIP transcription factor encodes MAVTLDELEERVSTLEKENAELKAAVSTLSKNAAQTVAQPRSLSPNGTAAAASITGDSVADVLGGFITNFNSKADTGKSPIGYMMSEVEVDLKTVVVTKADGQLALEPADVNTPAQAVTPLKLSVKAVPRATAVTRPTPTTR; translated from the coding sequence ATGGCAGTAACGCTCGACGAGCTAGAGGAAAGGGTAAGCACATTGGAAAAAGAGAATGCCGAGCTGAAAGCAGCGGTAAGTACGCTGTCGAAGAACGCCGCTCAAACAGTAGCACAGCCGAGGAGCCTCAGCCCCAACGGCACCGCAGCGGCAGCGTCCATTACGGGCGATTCTGTCGCAGATGTTCTCGGAGGGTTCATCACTAATTTCAATTCAAAGGCGGACACGGGCAAATCTCCCATCGGCTATATGATGAGCGAAGTGGAGGTGGATCTCAAGACTGTGGTGGTGACTAAAGCTGACGGGCAGCTCGCGCTCGAACCAGCCGACGTCAACACACCCGCACAGGCAGTGACCCCGCTGAAGCTGTCGGTGAAGGCGGTGCCCCGCGCGACAGCCGTAACCCGACCA